From the genome of Tindallia californiensis, one region includes:
- a CDS encoding ArsR/SmtB family transcription factor, translated as MLSVQNFLKLISDESRLRILMLLTETSLCVCELEGILNLSQPKVSKVLSKFRDLGLVTDHRKGKFIYYELHLTDPIQKSMIESLKGHIKDLPQLYSDYQRLALKDQFSTSCCNNIEKKGD; from the coding sequence ATGTTATCTGTTCAAAATTTTTTAAAATTGATTTCTGATGAGAGTCGACTAAGGATATTGATGTTGCTGACTGAAACGTCACTTTGTGTCTGTGAGTTAGAAGGTATTTTAAATCTATCTCAACCTAAAGTTTCAAAAGTCTTGTCAAAATTTAGAGATCTAGGACTTGTTACGGACCATCGAAAGGGGAAATTTATTTATTATGAACTGCACCTAACAGATCCTATTCAAAAATCTATGATTGAATCATTGAAAGGACATATTAAGGATTTACCTCAGCTTTATTCAGACTATCAAAGATTAGCATTAAAAGATCAATTTTCAACATCTTGTTGTAACAATATAGAAAAAAAGGGGGATTAA